In Candidatus Syntrophoarchaeum caldarius, the following are encoded in one genomic region:
- a CDS encoding permease, producing the protein MLVYLFIGLFTGFMSGMFGIGGGSVRIPLLYVAGLPLLSAFGINLLVIPFSSLIAAISHRKNIDWEIARYVIIGGMSGTVTGAFLTGIIPTLVLAIIFLIVSIITVLGIYFDRIFPGIAQKINPDAKTYILGALFLNFLTIMRGGSGGSLFPPFLRMMKLDIRRAIATSLFATIFTAIAGAVIFWYRGDIILLPALAVIIGSVTGARTGSLISLRTKHRWLEIGLSILVIILALVVLIKAI; encoded by the coding sequence ATGCTGGTATATCTTTTCATAGGACTTTTTACCGGATTTATGAGTGGTATGTTTGGTATAGGCGGGGGTTCTGTCAGGATACCTTTGCTTTATGTTGCTGGATTGCCTTTACTGAGTGCTTTTGGAATAAATCTATTGGTTATACCATTCTCTTCGCTTATAGCCGCTATAAGCCACAGAAAGAACATAGATTGGGAAATTGCTCGATATGTAATAATTGGTGGCATGTCAGGCACGGTAACAGGTGCATTTTTAACAGGAATTATACCAACATTGGTTTTAGCGATTATCTTTCTTATTGTTTCTATCATAACGGTATTGGGGATTTATTTCGATAGAATCTTCCCGGGAATTGCTCAAAAAATTAATCCAGACGCGAAGACTTACATTCTTGGAGCGTTGTTTCTTAATTTCCTTACGATTATGCGTGGAGGTTCAGGTGGTAGTTTGTTCCCTCCATTTTTAAGAATGATGAAACTCGATATTCGCAGGGCAATAGCGACATCCTTGTTTGCAACCATTTTTACAGCAATTGCTGGAGCGGTGATTTTTTGGTATCGGGGCGATATAATATTACTTCCCGCCTTAGCGGTAATTATAGGGTCGGTAACTGGCGCAAGGACGGGCAGTTTAATATCTCTAAGGACAAAACATAGGTGGTTAGAAATCGGACTTTCAATACTTGTTATAATCCTTGCATTGGTTGTGTTAATTAAAGCAATATGA